The Chitinophaga pinensis DSM 2588 region ATGATAATATTGTTGCCGCATCAACTGCAGTAAGACAGATTTATCATTACTGATCCGCGTTGCAATACCTTCCAGCACCGACCGGTTAGCCGTATTATACAATTCCCGCTTTACCTGTACCCAATCTTTCAGGGCAATCCCTTTCGTGGCCTGTTGATACAAATCATCAAACAATCCAAGTACCGGCAGGGCATCACTATCCTTTAATACGGATTGTAATACTTCATATGCGGAGATAGACAAAGGGAAAGTCTGTTCAAAGTAATTGATCTCTAATCCCTTATCTGTATACGCCAGTTTGATTTCCCCTTCCTCAACACAATCTTCCATACTTTTCCCCAGAAAAGGTGTCATCAGTTTACCTGCCAGTTCAGGGGAGGGGTGCTGCCAATCGATATCAAAATATTCGTAGTAAGGCGACAAAGGCCCCCGTTCCATCACATCATACAACCGATGATTGCTCATGTGAAAAGCCATATGGTTAGGTACGATGTCCTGTAGCCAGTTCATTCCCTTTTCCTGCAGTATTTTTTTTATCTCCCGCAGCTGTTCAATGTTGCCAATAGCAGGGTTGATCGCATGTGGCTCAGTGACGTCATATCCATGCATACTGCCCGGTGAAGCCGTGAAAATAGGAGAGGCGTACGCGGTGGAAATCCCTAATTTATCGAGATAGTCCAGGATATCTTTCAGATCGGCAAATGTAAATCCGCCATGCAATTGCAGACGATAAGTAGAAGAAGGTGGATTATATGATTTCATAAACGATAGCTGAGAATGGTTGTATTGAGATAGCTTCAGAAGTGGTCGCCTGGTCAGGTGTTGTACTGCCTGGTCCATGCCAGATGGCAGCGGCGGAGTCAAACTTTTTCAACAGTTCTCCTGATCCTGTATATTGATAAGTCACTGCATGATCACTAAAATTAAACAGCAACAACAGATGGTCATCATTACCTGATCGTTCCACTAGCAGCAATTGTTCCTCCACTTGTGGGATCTGGACTTTTACCCCCTCTCTTGATGTATTCAGCATCGCTTGTCTCGTTCTGCGGAATGCGATCAGAAACCGGTATAGTTCCATCAAAGCTGCCGCATTATCGGTTCTGGTATGCCAGCTAAGCGTGGAGTTATTAAATGTTTCAACAGATTGTGGATCGGGTACTTCTCCTTCCCAGGCAAAAGAGGCAAATTCCTCTCTGCGTCCATTCGTAACAGCCGCAATAAGGTCTTTGTCACTATGACTGGTAAAGAACTGAAAAGGCCTGGTCTCGCCATATTCTTCTCCCATGAACAATAGCGGAATATGCGGCGATAACAACACTACCGCTGCTGCCAGTTTCTGCGCCTCAAATGACAATTGCGTCGTCAGCCTGTCTCCTAACATCCTGTTGCCGATCTGATCATGGTTTTGCGCAAACACAACAAACTGATGGTAATCATTCCTTAAAGGCGCCACACCAAAATGTCTTTTCCGCACACCGGAATATTCCCCGGTAAATACATATGAATCCTGGTAAGACTTTGCCATAGGCCCCAGTCCGCCGAAATCCGCATAATAGCCATTCACTTCACCTGTCAGCAGACTATGCAACGCATGATGAAATTCATCTATCCACTGCCCATGCATCCCATAACCACCTTTTTCCCTTGGTGTAATGTACTTTGGACTATTCAGATCAATCTCCGCAATCAGAAATTTCTTCTTTCCCGATGATGCTTGTAGCGCATCTACTAATGCAGACAATTCCGCTGTAAAGTGATGCGCACCACAATCCCATATCGCATGCACCGCATCCATTCTTAGTCCGTCGATATGGAATTCATCCAACCACATCAACGCATTCTGAATATAATAAGCTCTGACCGCATCACACCAGGCATCATCAAAATTGAGCGCAGGACCCCAGGGCGTTTTATACTTGTCGGTAAACCATGGTCCATATTGCGCAAAATAATTCCCCTCCGGTCCCAGGTGATTATACACTACATCCAGGATCACCGCTATACCATGTTGGTGGGCGGCATTCACCAGTGCCTTTAATCCGTTTACACCTCCATAGGAATTTTGTACAGCAAAAGGATAAACGCCATCATATCCCCAGTTGCGATCACCGGGAAATTGTCCTACCGGCATCAGTTCTATAGCAGTAATCCCCAATGACCGGAGATAGCCCAGTTTGTCAATGATGCCCTGGAAATCGTGTGTCTGAGAAAAGGTACCGGTATGTAACTCATAAATAATCAGATCACGCAACTCAAGTCCTGCCCAGCTGTTATCAGTCCATTCAAAATCCGGGTTAATGACTTCAGATGGCCCGTGTACGCCTTCCGGCTGGTAACGGGAGGCCGGGTCCGGTAAGGTAGTGGCCTCATCCAGGATATATTTATATCGTACACCTGCGGATAAACCTTCTATCGTCGTATGCCAGTAGCCTTTATCATCCCGTTGCATAGGATAAATCTGTGGCTCCGGCTGTATCACCGATAATGCGACCTGTTGACGAAATGGAGCCCATACACTGAACTTACATGTATTGTCCGACTGCAAAGCAGCCCCTGCAAAAGGATAAATATTTGCCAAAGTTTTTTTGAGGGAGAAGCTGAAAATAATATGCCAGTGATCTGCTTCGCATCATAGCTATTTATCAGCTTGATCATGTGGAAATTATGCGGCACAATTTCTACAGTCTGGGCCAAAAAAAAAGTCTTGTCCCAGCTTACACACAACAGATTGAACTGTGCAGGGTTTTTGCTAAGTATATGTCATTAACCCGAAAGTAGATCTATCTATGTCAAGTAAAGTAAAGGACACAAACTGGTGGAAAGAGTCGATCATCTATCAGATATATCCATGGAGTTTTAAAGACAGTAATGGTGACGGCATCGGAGATCTGCAGGGTATCATATCCAAACTCGACTATATTCAGCGTCTGGGTATCGATATGGTATGGTTAAATCCCGTTTACAAATCTCCGAATGATGATAATGGATATGATATCAGTGACTATTATGATATCATGAAAGAGGTGGGTACAATGGCAGATTTTGACGCTTTGCTTAAAGGGCTGCACGACAGAAACATCCGTCTGATGATGGATATCGTTGTCAACCATACCAGTGACGAACATCCCTGGTTTCAGGAAGCAAAACAGTCCCGGCAAAGCCCTTACTATAACTATTACCATTGGTGGCCGGCCGAAAAAGGCAAACCGCCCCGCCGCTATAGTCACTTCGACGCTACAGGCAGCGCATGGACATATAATAAAGCAACGGATTCTTACTATCTGCATTACTTCTCCGAAAAAATGCCCGACCTCAATTGGGAAAATCCGCAAACGCGTAAAGACATTTATGCCATTATGAACTTCTGGTTTGATAAAGGCGTGGACGGCTTTAGAATGGATGCCATCTGTTATATCTCCAAAGATACCAGCTGGCCGGATGTGGAAAAATTAGTAGCAGAAAAATACCAGCATGACTGGGCTGGTTATTACGCGCACGGTCCGCACTTACATGAATACTTACAGGAATTACACCGTGAAACGCTTAACCGGCCAGATGTCACTACATTGGCGGAAGCTTCCGGTATTACAAGAGAAGAAGCGCTGGATTTCGTGAAGGAAGACCGGAAAGAACTGCACATGCTATATCATTTCGAAGGCGTACAACTGGGATTCACAAAAGAAGGATATAAACGTCTCGATCCCAAGGGTATTGATCTCCGCCAGCTGAAACAGTTATACACTGACTGGGACAGGATATTTGAACTGGATGGCTGGGGCACTATTTACCTTGGTAATCACGATCAGCCGCGTATGGTAACCCGTTGGGGGAATGACGATGAGCAATTCCGCGAAATCTCTTCCAAGATGCTGATCACCTTTTTGCTTACCATGAGAGCGACGCCGATTTTCTATTATGGCGATGAACTCGGTATGACAAATATCCGTTTTGAGAAGATAGAAGACTACCGCGACATCGAGACCATCAACATGTATAAATACATTCAAAGCCAGGGCGGTGATTTACCGCATTTTCTGAAAGATGCAGCTCTCACTGGCAGAGATAATGGTCGTACGCCCTTTCAATGGGATGAATCGCCTAATGCGGGTTTTACAACCGGTAAACCCTGGCTGAAAATCAATGAAAATTACAAGTTGATCAACGCCGCGCAACAGGATAGGGATGAACGCTCTGTTTTACAATACTTCAAGCAACTGGTACTGTTGCGTAAACATAAACCAGTACTGATCCATGGCAAATATGAATTGCTGGATGCCGATCATCCACAGGTGTACACCTACACCCGTACACTGGACCAGGAGAAAATGCTGATCGTTCTCAACTTTTCAAAAGAAGAGGTGTTGTATACATTGCCGTTTGTACTCGACATCGGTACTGAACCACTCGTGAATAATATGCTCTCCTTCAAACTGGAGAATGATACCGTAACACTTGCTCCTTATCAGGCATTGGTCTTCGGACCACTGCCAACAGACTTGCCGCCCTTGCAGGACGAGGAACAGGCTTTTGCTGAAGACCTGCCGCTTGAGAAAATAAAAGAAGAAAACTCAAGCCTCGAATCCAATGAGCTTGCTATTTGACAAATGATTAACTAAACATACTCCATGCTATCCCTTCCTCAAAGCGGGAAGGGATAGTGGGAGGCCAATCATGTGCTATGAACCAGACTGTAGTATATCCTGGAAGTCCCTATCCGTTAGGGGCCACCTGGGACGGAAAAGGAGTAAATTTTGCCCTCTATGCAGATAATGCAACCGGTGTTGAACTCTGCCTCTTTAATACAACCGCTGACGAGGCAGAAGCCGTTAAGATAAAAATCAAGGAACGTTCTCACCAGGTATGGCACTGTTACATACCTGACATAAAACCCGGCCAGCTGTACGGTTACCGCGTACATGGTCCTTATGAACCACAAAACGGTCATCGCTTCAACGCAAAGAAATTATTGATAGATCCATACGCCAAAGCAATCGCAGGCACCATCGACTGGAGTGATGCCCTGTTTGGATATAAAATGGGTGATCCTGAAGAGGATCTCAGCTTCAGCGATGTAGATAGCGTACCCTTTATTCCAAAAAGTGTAGTGATTGATCAGTCTTTTGACTGGGAAGGCGACCGTGCTCCCAAGATCGCATATAATGAGTCCATTATCTACGAGGCACATGTCAAAGGCTTTACAAAGCTGCATCCCGATGTTCCGGAAGATATCCGGGGGACTTATGCCGGTATGGCCCATCCGGTGACTGTTAATTACCTGAAGGAACTGGGTATTACGGCTATCGAATTAATGCCTGTTCATCACTTTGTAGCGGACAGACACCTGGTAGACCGAGGACTGACGAACTACTGGGGCTATAATACCATAGGCTTTTTTGCACCGGATGCCCGCTATGCAGCGGGCGGCGTATTGGGAGAACAGGTCACCGAATTCAAGCAATTGGTTAAAACGCTGCACCAGGCAGGTATCGAAGTGATCCTGGATGTGGTGTACAATCATACAGGTGAAGGAAACCAAATGGGGCCGACTTTGTCTTTCCGGGGAATAGACAACGCGTCTTACTATCGCCTGACGGAAGACAAACGCTACTACATGGACTATACCGGTACCGGGAATACCTTGAACGCGTACCTGCCCAACGTACTGCGCCTGATGATGGACAGTCTGCGTTACTGGATCCAGGAAATGCACGTAGACGGCTTCCGCTTTGACCTGGCCTCCACATTAGCCCGTGAACTCCATGAAGTAAATACACTGAGCGCCTTCTTTGACATCGTCTACCAGGATCCGGTAATCTCCCAGGTGAAATTGATCGCAGAACCCTGGGATATTGGTGAAGGTGGCTACCAGGTAGGAAAATTTCCACCCGGCTGGGCAGAATGGAATGGTAAATACCGTGATTGCATCCGTGACTACTGGAGAGGGGCCGATAGTATGCTGGGCGAATTTGCCGAACGTTTTACCGGTAGCTCTGATCTGTATAAGAATGACTATCGTAGTCCTACGGCCAGTATCAACTTCGTAACAGCTCACGATGGTTTTACCCTGCGGGATCTGGTATCCTACAACGACAAACATAACGAGGCCAATCTCGACGACAACCGGGATGGGGATGAGCATAACCGTTCCTGGAATTGCGGCGCTGAAGGAGCTACGGATGATGAGGGGGTACTGGCATTGAGAAGCCGCCAGCAACGTAATTTCTTTGCAACACTCCTCTTGTCACAAGGGGTACCGATGATAGTCGCAGGGGATGAACTGGGCCGTACGCAAAAAGGGAACAACAACTGCTATTGCCAGGATAATGAGTTATCGTGGGTGAATTGGCAGCAGATCGATAATGGGCTCCTGCAGTTCACCCGGCAACTGATAGCACTGAGGAGGGCACACCCTGCCTTCTGTCGCAGACGCTGGTTCCAGGGACAACCAATCAAAGGAATAGGGCTGGAAGATATTGCCTGGTTCCTGCCGGATGGCTCGGAAATGTCAGATGAACACTGGAGTCACGACTTTGCAAAGTCGATGGCTGTCTTTTTTAACGGTAAAGGACTACATAATAGCGGACCAAAGGGAGAGCAGATCGTGGATGATAGCTTTTATATCATTTTCAATGCACATTATGAACCGCTGGACTTCACCCTGCCGCTGGAAAAGTATGGTCATACCTGGACAAAGGTCCTCGATACCCGTGATCTTCAGATCACGGAACGGGAAGAAGTATTAAAAGCAGAAGAGACGATTAATGTGGATGCCCGCTCTGTTATGGTGCTTCGCCATAAACTGATGCACTAGCCATTAGTTGAAAAATACATGAATTCCATACTGCTGCCCGGCAATTGTACCATTTTCTCATGGTGCAGGCCGATCTTATTCAGCAGCGCAATGGCATGGTCATTTTTTTCCGTTGTAATAGCAGCAACCCGGGGCAGTTTTAATGTAGTAAGGGCATAGTCTTTTATTGCATTGGCTGCCTCATAAGCATACCCTTTACCAGTGTAAGCAGGTAGAAATGCAAACCCGATATCCACCTCTTCCAATCCATCTCTTTTTATCAACCCTGTCATCCCGATAGGTGTTTTTTCCTCTTTCAGCGCCACCAGGTATAATCCGAAACCATACTGGTCATAGCTGGCTAATGGTCCATTGATCAGATAATTGCGGGCGTCATGGATGCCCCTGACATTCCTGTCCCCGATATAAATCAGCCAGGTAGGAGAGTTCAGTAAATGGTATATAAAGGGTGCGTCATCAATGGTAAATCGACGGAGTTGCAGGCGTGCTGTTTCGCAGATAAGCATAGTACTGTTTCTATAAGTTCTTAAAATGACAGCTATTAAGTAAGTTAGCAAAAAAAATGCTAGATGGTTAAGTATACCGCAACCATATTGAAATTTGAGCAGCAGGGAGAGAAGTCAGGATGGACATATGTTTCCGTGCCGGAAGATATCGCACAGGAAATAAAGCCCGGTAACAGGAAGATATTCCGGGTAAAAGGAAAGCTGGATAAATACGCCATAGCTGCAATCGCACTGATGCCTATGGGAGATGGTTCCTTTATACTACCCCTGAACGCTGAAATGCGCAAAGGCATCGCCAAAAAGGTGGGGGCTAAAGTTGAAATACAGCTGAAAGAAGACGATAACCCCGATCCTGTTACATCCCCTGAATTCACGGAATGCCTCCAGGACGATCCGGAAGCCCTGGCTTTTTTCAACACATTGACCAAAGGTCACCAGAACTATTTTCTGAAATGGATCGAGTCAGCCAAAACTGAACCGACCAAAGCAAAACGCATTGCACAGTCCCTTACCGGACTGGCCCGTAAACAGGATTATCCGGCAATGATCCGATCAAACAAAGGAAAATAGTACCTTCGCGGCAAAATAAAGCGATTACATGTATAAAGTAGGTGAATACAACCTGTTAAGGGTAAAGAAAGAAAGCGAATACGGCCTGTTCCTGGATGGGGGCGATCAGGAGATCCTGATGCCGAAACGTTTCGTACCTGCCGGCGCCCAAAAAGGAGATGAACTCAAAGTATTCATTTATCACGATTCCGAAAACCGGTTGACTGCCACTAACCAGGAGCCATATGGAATAGTAGGCGATATAGTGAACCTGAAAGCAACCGGTGTGACAGAACAGGGCGCTTTCCTGGACTGGGGACTCATGAAAGATCTGTTCGTACCAGCTTCGAAACAGCTCAGCAAAATGCACCCCGGACAGGATTACCTGGTAAAGATCTACCTGGATGAACTGACCAACCGCGTAGCCGCTACCGAAAAAATAGATCCTTATTTAAGCAACGAAAACCTGACCGTGAAAGAACTGGATATGGTAGACATGATCGTATACCGCCGTTCTGAAATAGGTTTCATTGTTATTATCAATAATCAACAT contains the following coding sequences:
- the treZ gene encoding malto-oligosyltrehalose trehalohydrolase, with translation MANIYPFAGAALQSDNTCKFSVWAPFRQQVALSVIQPEPQIYPMQRDDKGYWHTTIEGLSAGVRYKYILDEATTLPDPASRYQPEGVHGPSEVINPDFEWTDNSWAGLELRDLIIYELHTGTFSQTHDFQGIIDKLGYLRSLGITAIELMPVGQFPGDRNWGYDGVYPFAVQNSYGGVNGLKALVNAAHQHGIAVILDVVYNHLGPEGNYFAQYGPWFTDKYKTPWGPALNFDDAWCDAVRAYYIQNALMWLDEFHIDGLRMDAVHAIWDCGAHHFTAELSALVDALQASSGKKKFLIAEIDLNSPKYITPREKGGYGMHGQWIDEFHHALHSLLTGEVNGYYADFGGLGPMAKSYQDSYVFTGEYSGVRKRHFGVAPLRNDYHQFVVFAQNHDQIGNRMLGDRLTTQLSFEAQKLAAAVVLLSPHIPLLFMGEEYGETRPFQFFTSHSDKDLIAAVTNGRREEFASFAWEGEVPDPQSVETFNNSTLSWHTRTDNAAALMELYRFLIAFRRTRQAMLNTSREGVKVQIPQVEEQLLLVERSGNDDHLLLLFNFSDHAVTYQYTGSGELLKKFDSAAAIWHGPGSTTPDQATTSEAISIQPFSAIVYEII
- a CDS encoding YdeI/OmpD-associated family protein is translated as MVKYTATILKFEQQGEKSGWTYVSVPEDIAQEIKPGNRKIFRVKGKLDKYAIAAIALMPMGDGSFILPLNAEMRKGIAKKVGAKVEIQLKEDDNPDPVTSPEFTECLQDDPEALAFFNTLTKGHQNYFLKWIESAKTEPTKAKRIAQSLTGLARKQDYPAMIRSNKGK
- the glgX gene encoding glycogen debranching protein GlgX is translated as MNQTVVYPGSPYPLGATWDGKGVNFALYADNATGVELCLFNTTADEAEAVKIKIKERSHQVWHCYIPDIKPGQLYGYRVHGPYEPQNGHRFNAKKLLIDPYAKAIAGTIDWSDALFGYKMGDPEEDLSFSDVDSVPFIPKSVVIDQSFDWEGDRAPKIAYNESIIYEAHVKGFTKLHPDVPEDIRGTYAGMAHPVTVNYLKELGITAIELMPVHHFVADRHLVDRGLTNYWGYNTIGFFAPDARYAAGGVLGEQVTEFKQLVKTLHQAGIEVILDVVYNHTGEGNQMGPTLSFRGIDNASYYRLTEDKRYYMDYTGTGNTLNAYLPNVLRLMMDSLRYWIQEMHVDGFRFDLASTLARELHEVNTLSAFFDIVYQDPVISQVKLIAEPWDIGEGGYQVGKFPPGWAEWNGKYRDCIRDYWRGADSMLGEFAERFTGSSDLYKNDYRSPTASINFVTAHDGFTLRDLVSYNDKHNEANLDDNRDGDEHNRSWNCGAEGATDDEGVLALRSRQQRNFFATLLLSQGVPMIVAGDELGRTQKGNNNCYCQDNELSWVNWQQIDNGLLQFTRQLIALRRAHPAFCRRRWFQGQPIKGIGLEDIAWFLPDGSEMSDEHWSHDFAKSMAVFFNGKGLHNSGPKGEQIVDDSFYIIFNAHYEPLDFTLPLEKYGHTWTKVLDTRDLQITEREEVLKAEETINVDARSVMVLRHKLMH
- a CDS encoding S1 RNA-binding domain-containing protein, coding for MYKVGEYNLLRVKKESEYGLFLDGGDQEILMPKRFVPAGAQKGDELKVFIYHDSENRLTATNQEPYGIVGDIVNLKATGVTEQGAFLDWGLMKDLFVPASKQLSKMHPGQDYLVKIYLDELTNRVAATEKIDPYLSNENLTVKELDMVDMIVYRRSEIGFIVIINNQHTGVLHYSEVFGTLDIGDKLKGFIKSIKREKIDVVVGKPGYDRVESEADKILRLLKENDGYLPYHDKSDPEEIYEFFSMSKKTFKMTTGALYKQHKIIFTQTGIKLIDEE
- a CDS encoding GNAT family N-acetyltransferase; its protein translation is MLICETARLQLRRFTIDDAPFIYHLLNSPTWLIYIGDRNVRGIHDARNYLINGPLASYDQYGFGLYLVALKEEKTPIGMTGLIKRDGLEEVDIGFAFLPAYTGKGYAYEAANAIKDYALTTLKLPRVAAITTEKNDHAIALLNKIGLHHEKMVQLPGSSMEFMYFSTNG
- a CDS encoding glycoside hydrolase family 13 protein, giving the protein MSSKVKDTNWWKESIIYQIYPWSFKDSNGDGIGDLQGIISKLDYIQRLGIDMVWLNPVYKSPNDDNGYDISDYYDIMKEVGTMADFDALLKGLHDRNIRLMMDIVVNHTSDEHPWFQEAKQSRQSPYYNYYHWWPAEKGKPPRRYSHFDATGSAWTYNKATDSYYLHYFSEKMPDLNWENPQTRKDIYAIMNFWFDKGVDGFRMDAICYISKDTSWPDVEKLVAEKYQHDWAGYYAHGPHLHEYLQELHRETLNRPDVTTLAEASGITREEALDFVKEDRKELHMLYHFEGVQLGFTKEGYKRLDPKGIDLRQLKQLYTDWDRIFELDGWGTIYLGNHDQPRMVTRWGNDDEQFREISSKMLITFLLTMRATPIFYYGDELGMTNIRFEKIEDYRDIETINMYKYIQSQGGDLPHFLKDAALTGRDNGRTPFQWDESPNAGFTTGKPWLKINENYKLINAAQQDRDERSVLQYFKQLVLLRKHKPVLIHGKYELLDADHPQVYTYTRTLDQEKMLIVLNFSKEEVLYTLPFVLDIGTEPLVNNMLSFKLENDTVTLAPYQALVFGPLPTDLPPLQDEEQAFAEDLPLEKIKEENSSLESNELAI